A single Candoia aspera isolate rCanAsp1 chromosome 5, rCanAsp1.hap2, whole genome shotgun sequence DNA region contains:
- the C5H11orf42 gene encoding uncharacterized protein C11orf42 homolog — protein MDSGGAPCLEISEADANWELIRDKVIEERFGPTVVPVPFLEDAASYDLLTVLIKKPQLGQNPLRRQCCLVPIGPLESLLPGGMAPRELTHCTREYSARVRGESRYEETRLVDGALRHIRLSMAGVHKKVAFLVLRPGAVALRPDLPWLRSQSSVYVVHEVFYASSLSLAVTQGAEHRRFLREQPLPVAFSCLKFALGHKGLLGSQKPVGRTLPARATWVRMAAPEASPTTGPLEPPLPRDSTAIRKRWRALGRPLRTVAGKWPFKQRRPRLGPSCSGSLADPERHSMSLPLLQSVTAESDTEE, from the exons ATGGATAGCGGAGGGGCCCCATGTCTCGAGATCAGTGAGGCAGATGCCAATTGGGAACTGATCCGGGACAAG GTCATCGAGGAGCGCTTTGGGCCCACCGTTGTGCCAGTCCCCTTCCTGGAAGACGCCGCCTCCTACGATCTCCTGACAGTGCTGATCAAGAAGCCGCAGCTGGGGCAGAACCCCCTGCGCAGGCAGTGCTGCCTGGTGCCCATCGGGCCCCTGGAGAGCCTGCTGCCCGGAGGCATGGCCCCGCGGGAGCTGACCCACTGCACCCGCGAGTATAGTGCCCGGGTGAGGGGCGAATCCCGCTACGAGGAGACGCGGCTGGTGGACGGGGCCCTGCGGCACATTCGCCTCAGCATGGCTGGTGTCCACAAGAAAGTGGCCTTCCTGGTGCTGCGCCCTGGGGCAGTGGCCCTGCGCCCTGACCTGCCATGGCTCCGCTCCCAGAGCAGCGTCTATGTGGTCCATGAAGTCTTCTATGCCAGCAGCCTGTCGCTGGCTGTCACCCAGGGAGCCGAGCACCGCCGCTTCCTCCGGGAGCAGCCCCTCCCCGTGGCCTTCTCCTGCCTCAAGTTTGCCCTTGGCCACAAAGGCTTGCTAGGCTCCCAGAAGCCTGTGGGCCGCACCCTGCCCGCCCGGGCCACATGGGTGAGGATGGCGGCGCCGGAGGCCTCCCCCACCACCGGGCCTCTGGAGCCCCCCCTGCCAAGAGACAGCACAGCCATTCGCAAGCGCTGGAGGGCCCTGGGCAGGCCCCTGCGGACAGTGGCAG GGAAATGGCCCTTCAAGCAGCGACGGCCCAGGCTGGGGCCCTCCTGCAGCGGCAGCCTGGCTGATCCCGAGAGGCACTCCATGTCCCTGCCGCTCCTGCAGAGTGTCACGGCCGAGAGTGACACGGAAGAGTGA